From Oreochromis aureus strain Israel breed Guangdong linkage group 4, ZZ_aureus, whole genome shotgun sequence, a single genomic window includes:
- the LOC120439816 gene encoding uncharacterized protein LOC120439816, giving the protein MIWRCFICYVFVALTLRQLLSHINTMHSRSPDFRVVCGIDGCPSVYRVYNSFYYHVKRTHARHLLGAEQDEEEGSTRHGLPGAGERTATINQTNASEGSVIPALTSGFQEDGEGHLNLDIHKHATAFLLQAKETHRLTQRAVNHIVSGVQQYQAVLLEHLKQEMSDMIERHSGDLDQLKSDAMGVFDQFVDPFTQIASTHLQDKTIKELLKPVEPEIIVTKQTVCYSKRGDSRVLAIKDHCFHYIPLVKSLEQLLSHPRMLAMIDERPKPCKDGFLHDFIDGDIFKWHPLFIKVPTALQLILYTDEIELCNPLGSQANKNKLLLIYYTLGNISPKYRSRLRAIRLLAMVKSKDLSRCGIDEIFERINRDLIELCNGVQVVTASGERTIHGALISVCGDTLAQHEVAGFKEGVGFAYSKCRHCECHFEDMQEKFNEDLFVKRTMASHNRQCNDIEKASTDFLKDNLKITYGINRRSKLTESPHVDIINQTPQDIMHVILEGVAPYEIKCVLKNLVLSGQMNLDSFNSAILCFPYSPVDVRDKPCPISVSTLSSNDNKLKQSAGQMLVLLKILPFLMDKIGENHYTQMLLNMLEIIQILFSPIIAVSTLSRLKLLIEQHLKHFKQLFPDENIIPKHHYLLHLPSQIKALGPTVRHMCMRFESKHCFFKQWALKSSFKNICKSLVKHNQLYECSQNVHEKHPIFSSEVDMGPASEVKNVHYVEGKIKDFIEQVDHVVSVQWIMLHGNKHSCEKSLVISDVINDAPEFALVKNIYIVNASVYCFECQPLSTVGWNDEYLAYEVEVPCLAQANIFVDAGNLVDYTAYHYVNFNNSKYIPVKYDLTDIIKHHS; this is encoded by the exons ATGATTTGGCGTTGCTTTATATGCTACGTGTTTGTAGCATTGACTCTGAGACAACTTTTGAGTCACATTAATACCATGCACAGCCGCAGCCCTGACTTTCGCGTGGTGTGTGGTATTGATGGCTGTCcgagtgtgtacagagtgtataACTCCTTCTACTATCACGTAAAGCGGACACACGCGCGTCACCTTCTTGGAGCGGAACAGGATGAGGAGGAAGGATCAACCCGCCACGGTTTACCTGGAGCAGGTGAAAGGACAGCCACAATCAACCAAACTAACGCCAGTGAGGGCTCAGTCATCCCCGCACTAACG AGTGGATTTCAAGAAGATGGAGAGGGTCACCTGAATCTTGACATACATAAACATGCAACTGCATTTCTTCTTCAAGCCAAGGAAACCCATCGACTGACACAG AGAGCTGTTAACCACATTGTGAGTGGAGTCCAGCAATATCAGGCCGTATTATTGGAGCACCTAAAACAAGAAATGAGTGACATGATTGAGAGACATTCTGGGGACCTGGATCAACTAAAGAGTGATGCAATGGGGGTATTTGACCAGTTTGTTGACCCTTTCACTCAAATTGCTTCCACCCATTTGCAGGACAAGACCATCAAAGAACTGTTAAAACCAGTTGAACCAGAGATTATTGtcacaaaacaaacagtgtGTTATTCGAAGCGTGGAGACTCCAGAGTTCTTGCCATTAAGGACCATTGTTTTCATTACATACCATTGGTGAAAAGTTTGGAGCAGCTGCTATCACATCCAAGAATGCTTGCAATGATTGATGAGAGGCCAAAGCCATGCAAGGATGGCTTTCTTCATGATTTCATTGATGGAGACATTTTTAAGTGGCACCCACTGTTTATTAAAGTCCCAACAGCATTACAGTTGATTTTATATACAGATGAAATTGAACTATGCAATCCTCTTGGATCTcaggcaaacaaaaacaagctgttATTGATTTATTACACCTTAGGTAACATCAGCCCTAAGTACAGATCAAGACTTCGTGCTATTCGTCTGCTTGCCATGGTAAAATCAAAAGATCTTTCCCGTTGTGGTATAGATGAGATATTTGAGAGGATTAACCGTGATTTAATTGAGCTGTGTAATGGTGTCCAAGTTGTCACTGCAAGTGGTGAGAGGACAATTCATGGGGCACTCATATCTGTGTGTGGAGACACTCTAGCTCAGCATGAAGTGGCTGGATTTAAGGAAGGAGTGGGTTTTGCCTACAGTAAATGCAGGCACTGCGAATGCCACTTTGAAGACATGCAGGAAAAATTTAATGAAGATTTGTTTGTTAAAAGGACCATGGCCAGTCATAACAGGCAATGTAATGACATTGAAAAGGCAAGTACTGACTTTCTGAAAGACAATCTAAAAATAACGTATGGTATAAACAGGAGAAGCAAGTTAACAGAATCTCCTCACGTTGATATAATCAATCAAACCCCACAAGACATCATGCATGTTATTCTTGAAGGCGTTGCCCCATatgaaatcaaatgtgttttaaagaaTCTTGTGCTTTCAGGGCAAATGAACTTAGATTCATTCAATAGTGCAATTCTGTGTTTCCCTTATTCTCCTGTTGATGTGAGGGATAAGCCTTGCCCCATATCTGTCAGTACGCTGTCATCAAATGACAATAAATTGAAACAGTCAGCTGGGCAGATGCTGGTTTTGTTGAAGATCCTTCCATTTCTCATGGACAAAATTGGAGAAAATCATTACACACAAATGCTACTTAACATGTTAGAGATCATACAAATTCTGTTTTCACCTATTATTGCTGTCTCAACTCTCTCCAGACTGAAGCTTTTAATAGAGcagcatttaaaacatttcaaacaactGTTTCCAGATGAAAATATTATACCTAAACATCATTATTTACTGCATCTTCCTTCTCAGATTAAGGCTCTTGGTCCTACAGTGAGGCATATGTGTATGCGCTTTGAGTCAAAACATtgtttcttcaagcagtgggCTCTGAAAAGTAGTTTTAAGAATATTTGTAAATCTCTTGTGAAGCACAACCAACTTTATGAATGTAGTCAGAACGTGCATGAGAAACATCCCATTTTTTCAAGTGAAGTCGACATGGGTCCAGCCTCTGAGGTGAAAAATGTTCATTATGTAGAAGGCAAGATTAAAGACTTCATTGAGCAAGTTGACCATGTAGTTTCTGTACAGTGGATTATGCTACATGGAAATAAACATTCATGTGAAAAATCTTTGGTTATTTCTGATGTCATAAATGATGCTCCAGAGTTTGCACTTGTTAAAAACATCTATATTGTAAATGCATCTGTGTATTGTTTTGAATGCCAGCCTCTCTCTACAGTTGGGTGGAATGATGAATATTTAGCGTATGAGGTAGAAGTTCCCTGTCTAGCTCAGGCAAATATTTTTGTGGATGCTGGAAATCTTGTTGATTATACAGCATACCACTATGTAAACTTTAATAACAGCAAGTACATTCCAGTGAAGTATGATCTCACTGACATCATCAAACATCATTCTTGA
- the LOC120439817 gene encoding uncharacterized protein LOC120439817 isoform X1 — protein sequence MSKELRCRLIRNTMTSMTAILRAKGDGESHRYPSKPEITAMAKRIVQYYPMLQDQGIKNTWVTVYTQLNKRLQNVRSPQKATPDGRHSKSSAKRRRLDQPSDVEEMDSSDSTIILDLSTEGRSSPESASKTSELEGKRKAQNLLEEEPSTLPSPKTNKHADINSPDTHCPATLAKHYKTLQTLFKRKNPNHQDVSQLLDLEFSARRAFIDSNTIREEDRHKKVLEAYPCFKDIGHVMEELHRILDKENANFINELKGRWQDFCQKVQFFGVWKKTLKPPMGMDKAEQALEILRVLPSLFPSTSAPPKRARDASEALVHVLEDQEDPNTYLMKRPLSCPVLIVSPSSCILAVGDVPITTFPKDLVTEGALYLMAYYYTLHLTYPKCVATLLSVIQTEVLLDKIHERDLTSSYKKSMAEWNAFIGQ from the exons ATGTCAAAGGAGCTCAGATGTCGGCTCATCCGAAACACCATGACTAGTATGACTGCAATCCTGAGGGCAAAAGGGGATGGAGAATCGCATAGATACCCATCAAAACCAGAAATTACAGCAATGGCAAAGAGAATAGTGCAGTACTACCCTATGCTACAGGACCAAGGCATCAAGAATACATGG GTTACCGTGTACACACAGCTAAACAAAAGACTGCAAAATGTGAGATCCCCCCAAAAAGCCACTCCAGATGGGAGACATTCAAAGAG CTCTGCCAAGAGGCGACGTCTTGATCAGCCAAGTGACGTAGAAGAAATGGATTCAAGTGACTCAACAATCATTCTGGATCTGTCCACAGAAGGGAGGAGCAGCCCAGAGTCGGCCAGTAAAACAAGTGAGTTAGAAG GAAAAAGGAAAGCACAAAATCTACTTGAAGAAGAACCCTCTACCCTGCCAAGTCCTAAGA CAAACAAGCATGCAGATATCAACAGTCCAGACACCCACTGTCCAGCAACCTTGGCCAAACACTACAAGACCCTACAAactttgtttaaaagaaaaaacccaaaccacCAGGATGTCTCTCAGCTCCTGGATTTGGAATTTTCAGCCAGAAGAGCATTTATTGATTCAAATACTATTCGCGAGGAGGACAGACACAAAAAGGTTCTAGAAGCATATCCTTGCTTCAAGGACATTGGACAT GTGATGGAGGAGCTTCATCGCATTTTGGATAAAGAAAATGCCAACTTCATCAATGAACTGAAGGGAAGATGGCAAGATTTCTGCCAGAAGGTGCAGTTTTTTGGTGTATGGAAAAAGACGCTGAAGCCCCCAATGGGAATGGATAAAG CTGAACAGGCTCTTGAGATCCTGCGTGTGCTGCCATCACTGTTCCCATCCACCTCTGCTCCTCCAAAGAGGGCACGGGATGCGAGTGAGGCTCTGGTGCATGTCCTTGAG GACCAAGAAGACCCTAATACCTATCTGATGAAACGTCCTCTCTCCTGCCCAGTCCTGATTGTGAGTCCGTCCAGCTGCATCCTAGCGGTAGGAGATGTGCCAATAACCACGTTTCCAAAAGACTTGGTTACCGAGGGTGCTTTATACCTTATGGCCTACTATTACACCCTTCACCTTACATACCCAAAGTGTGTAGCCACTCTGCTTTCCGTCATACAGACGGAGGTTCTCTTGGACAAAATCCATGAGAGAGATCTCACATCATCTTACAAGAAGAGCATGGCTGAGTGGAATGCTTTTATTGGCCAGTAA
- the LOC120439817 gene encoding uncharacterized protein LOC120439817 isoform X2: MSKELRCRLIRNTMTSMTAILRAKGDGESHRYPSKPEITAMAKRIVQYYPMLQDQGIKNTWVTVYTQLNKRLQNVRSPQKATPDGRHSKSSAKRRRLDQPSDVEEMDSSDSTIILDLSTEGRSSPESASKTRKRKAQNLLEEEPSTLPSPKTNKHADINSPDTHCPATLAKHYKTLQTLFKRKNPNHQDVSQLLDLEFSARRAFIDSNTIREEDRHKKVLEAYPCFKDIGHVMEELHRILDKENANFINELKGRWQDFCQKVQFFGVWKKTLKPPMGMDKAEQALEILRVLPSLFPSTSAPPKRARDASEALVHVLEDQEDPNTYLMKRPLSCPVLIVSPSSCILAVGDVPITTFPKDLVTEGALYLMAYYYTLHLTYPKCVATLLSVIQTEVLLDKIHERDLTSSYKKSMAEWNAFIGQ; encoded by the exons ATGTCAAAGGAGCTCAGATGTCGGCTCATCCGAAACACCATGACTAGTATGACTGCAATCCTGAGGGCAAAAGGGGATGGAGAATCGCATAGATACCCATCAAAACCAGAAATTACAGCAATGGCAAAGAGAATAGTGCAGTACTACCCTATGCTACAGGACCAAGGCATCAAGAATACATGG GTTACCGTGTACACACAGCTAAACAAAAGACTGCAAAATGTGAGATCCCCCCAAAAAGCCACTCCAGATGGGAGACATTCAAAGAG CTCTGCCAAGAGGCGACGTCTTGATCAGCCAAGTGACGTAGAAGAAATGGATTCAAGTGACTCAACAATCATTCTGGATCTGTCCACAGAAGGGAGGAGCAGCCCAGAGTCGGCCAGTAAAACAA GAAAAAGGAAAGCACAAAATCTACTTGAAGAAGAACCCTCTACCCTGCCAAGTCCTAAGA CAAACAAGCATGCAGATATCAACAGTCCAGACACCCACTGTCCAGCAACCTTGGCCAAACACTACAAGACCCTACAAactttgtttaaaagaaaaaacccaaaccacCAGGATGTCTCTCAGCTCCTGGATTTGGAATTTTCAGCCAGAAGAGCATTTATTGATTCAAATACTATTCGCGAGGAGGACAGACACAAAAAGGTTCTAGAAGCATATCCTTGCTTCAAGGACATTGGACAT GTGATGGAGGAGCTTCATCGCATTTTGGATAAAGAAAATGCCAACTTCATCAATGAACTGAAGGGAAGATGGCAAGATTTCTGCCAGAAGGTGCAGTTTTTTGGTGTATGGAAAAAGACGCTGAAGCCCCCAATGGGAATGGATAAAG CTGAACAGGCTCTTGAGATCCTGCGTGTGCTGCCATCACTGTTCCCATCCACCTCTGCTCCTCCAAAGAGGGCACGGGATGCGAGTGAGGCTCTGGTGCATGTCCTTGAG GACCAAGAAGACCCTAATACCTATCTGATGAAACGTCCTCTCTCCTGCCCAGTCCTGATTGTGAGTCCGTCCAGCTGCATCCTAGCGGTAGGAGATGTGCCAATAACCACGTTTCCAAAAGACTTGGTTACCGAGGGTGCTTTATACCTTATGGCCTACTATTACACCCTTCACCTTACATACCCAAAGTGTGTAGCCACTCTGCTTTCCGTCATACAGACGGAGGTTCTCTTGGACAAAATCCATGAGAGAGATCTCACATCATCTTACAAGAAGAGCATGGCTGAGTGGAATGCTTTTATTGGCCAGTAA
- the LOC120439817 gene encoding uncharacterized protein LOC120439817 isoform X3: MSKELRCRLIRNTMTSMTAILRAKGDGESHRYPSKPEITAMAKRIVQYYPMLQDQGIKNTWLNKRLQNVRSPQKATPDGRHSKSSAKRRRLDQPSDVEEMDSSDSTIILDLSTEGRSSPESASKTSELEGKRKAQNLLEEEPSTLPSPKTNKHADINSPDTHCPATLAKHYKTLQTLFKRKNPNHQDVSQLLDLEFSARRAFIDSNTIREEDRHKKVLEAYPCFKDIGHVMEELHRILDKENANFINELKGRWQDFCQKVQFFGVWKKTLKPPMGMDKAEQALEILRVLPSLFPSTSAPPKRARDASEALVHVLEDQEDPNTYLMKRPLSCPVLIVSPSSCILAVGDVPITTFPKDLVTEGALYLMAYYYTLHLTYPKCVATLLSVIQTEVLLDKIHERDLTSSYKKSMAEWNAFIGQ; encoded by the exons ATGTCAAAGGAGCTCAGATGTCGGCTCATCCGAAACACCATGACTAGTATGACTGCAATCCTGAGGGCAAAAGGGGATGGAGAATCGCATAGATACCCATCAAAACCAGAAATTACAGCAATGGCAAAGAGAATAGTGCAGTACTACCCTATGCTACAGGACCAAGGCATCAAGAATACATGG CTAAACAAAAGACTGCAAAATGTGAGATCCCCCCAAAAAGCCACTCCAGATGGGAGACATTCAAAGAG CTCTGCCAAGAGGCGACGTCTTGATCAGCCAAGTGACGTAGAAGAAATGGATTCAAGTGACTCAACAATCATTCTGGATCTGTCCACAGAAGGGAGGAGCAGCCCAGAGTCGGCCAGTAAAACAAGTGAGTTAGAAG GAAAAAGGAAAGCACAAAATCTACTTGAAGAAGAACCCTCTACCCTGCCAAGTCCTAAGA CAAACAAGCATGCAGATATCAACAGTCCAGACACCCACTGTCCAGCAACCTTGGCCAAACACTACAAGACCCTACAAactttgtttaaaagaaaaaacccaaaccacCAGGATGTCTCTCAGCTCCTGGATTTGGAATTTTCAGCCAGAAGAGCATTTATTGATTCAAATACTATTCGCGAGGAGGACAGACACAAAAAGGTTCTAGAAGCATATCCTTGCTTCAAGGACATTGGACAT GTGATGGAGGAGCTTCATCGCATTTTGGATAAAGAAAATGCCAACTTCATCAATGAACTGAAGGGAAGATGGCAAGATTTCTGCCAGAAGGTGCAGTTTTTTGGTGTATGGAAAAAGACGCTGAAGCCCCCAATGGGAATGGATAAAG CTGAACAGGCTCTTGAGATCCTGCGTGTGCTGCCATCACTGTTCCCATCCACCTCTGCTCCTCCAAAGAGGGCACGGGATGCGAGTGAGGCTCTGGTGCATGTCCTTGAG GACCAAGAAGACCCTAATACCTATCTGATGAAACGTCCTCTCTCCTGCCCAGTCCTGATTGTGAGTCCGTCCAGCTGCATCCTAGCGGTAGGAGATGTGCCAATAACCACGTTTCCAAAAGACTTGGTTACCGAGGGTGCTTTATACCTTATGGCCTACTATTACACCCTTCACCTTACATACCCAAAGTGTGTAGCCACTCTGCTTTCCGTCATACAGACGGAGGTTCTCTTGGACAAAATCCATGAGAGAGATCTCACATCATCTTACAAGAAGAGCATGGCTGAGTGGAATGCTTTTATTGGCCAGTAA